The Allocatelliglobosispora scoriae genome contains a region encoding:
- a CDS encoding 5-(carboxyamino)imidazole ribonucleotide synthase: MDNRTGLPVVGMVGGGQLARMTHQAAIALGQSLRVLATSADDGAALVAADVQLGSHDDLAALRTFAKGCDVVTFDHEHVPGEHIRALADDGVAIYPGADALIFAQDKLAMRRRLGELGAPMPRWREVQSLDDITAFADETGWPVIAKATRGGYDGKGVWVLRDPAAAQELVATGTALIVEERVALRRELAVQVARSPFGQVAAYPVVETVQRDGICVEVLAPAPDLDPDQAAQLQELAIRLATELGVVGMLAVELFDDGKQVTVNELAMRPHNSGHWTIEGARTSQFEQHLRAVLDYPMGDTGLTAPVVVMANVLGGPEGGISIDERVHHLFAQEPGVKIHLYGKQIRPGRKVGHVTALGSSLADTRARAARAAHWLQFGTALPENEGDPA; encoded by the coding sequence ATGGATAACCGGACTGGACTACCCGTGGTCGGCATGGTGGGTGGCGGCCAACTGGCCCGCATGACCCACCAGGCGGCGATCGCCCTTGGGCAGTCACTACGCGTACTCGCCACCTCCGCCGACGACGGTGCCGCCCTGGTCGCGGCCGATGTGCAGCTCGGCTCCCACGACGACCTCGCCGCGCTGCGGACCTTCGCCAAGGGCTGCGACGTGGTCACCTTCGACCACGAGCACGTCCCGGGCGAGCACATCCGGGCGCTCGCCGACGACGGCGTCGCGATCTATCCCGGAGCCGACGCCCTGATCTTCGCCCAGGACAAGCTCGCGATGCGCCGCCGCCTCGGCGAGCTCGGCGCACCGATGCCCCGCTGGCGCGAGGTCCAATCGCTCGACGACATCACCGCCTTCGCCGACGAGACCGGCTGGCCCGTGATCGCGAAGGCGACCCGGGGCGGCTATGACGGCAAGGGCGTCTGGGTGCTCCGTGACCCGGCCGCCGCGCAGGAGCTCGTCGCCACCGGCACGGCCCTGATCGTCGAGGAGCGCGTCGCGCTGCGCCGCGAGCTCGCCGTGCAGGTCGCCCGGTCACCGTTCGGGCAGGTCGCGGCCTATCCCGTCGTGGAGACCGTGCAGCGCGACGGCATCTGCGTCGAGGTGCTCGCCCCGGCTCCCGACCTCGATCCCGACCAGGCCGCGCAGCTCCAGGAGCTCGCGATCCGGCTCGCCACCGAGCTCGGCGTCGTCGGCATGCTCGCCGTGGAGCTCTTCGACGACGGCAAGCAGGTCACCGTCAACGAGCTCGCCATGCGGCCCCACAACTCCGGTCACTGGACCATCGAGGGGGCCAGGACCAGCCAATTCGAGCAGCACCTGCGCGCGGTCCTCGACTACCCGATGGGCGACACGGGCCTGACGGCGCCGGTCGTCGTGATGGCCAACGTCCTCGGCGGACCCGAGGGCGGCATCTCGATCGACGAGCGGGTGCACCACCTCTTCGCCCAGGAACCCGGCGTCAAGATCCATCTTTATGGCAAGCAGATCCGGCCCGGTCGCAAGGTCGGACACGTGACCGCGCTCGGCTCCTCGCTCGCCGACACCCGCGCCCGAGCCGCTCGCGCGGCGCACTGGCTGCAGTTCGGCACCGCACTGCCCGAGAACGAGGGAGACCCCGCATGA
- a CDS encoding helix-turn-helix domain-containing protein — MFETFGISAQAESAYSLLLADPGLDPSALTLALDGPADAAVAELIERGLVTPHQAKGRRFRVEPPERALELLIAQEEAALEARRAALADLRGGVADLVAEFVNGRSEVFGGLIEQVIGADAVRSRLYQLAVAARREVWTVNPGPAPSRRALAASRSMDELTRARGVRSRSIFSTAVQISEAMREYLGEVVAAGDEVRLHPDPPVLLFVIDGETAVVPVDTESPGRGALVLHSPALVQPLIVLHRTLWQAAQPFDGQGEAWDAQEDRLHRIVAMLAEGHKDETIARRLDLSVRTVRRLISLAVERLAAESRFQAGVHAARRGWVRAEG; from the coding sequence ATGTTCGAGACGTTCGGCATATCGGCTCAGGCCGAGTCCGCGTACTCCCTCCTGTTGGCCGATCCCGGCCTGGACCCGAGCGCGCTGACGCTGGCGCTCGACGGCCCGGCCGACGCGGCCGTCGCGGAACTCATCGAGCGCGGCCTCGTCACGCCGCACCAGGCCAAGGGGCGCAGGTTCCGGGTGGAGCCCCCGGAGCGGGCGCTGGAGCTCCTCATCGCGCAGGAGGAGGCGGCCCTGGAGGCGCGGCGGGCGGCCCTGGCCGACCTTCGCGGCGGCGTCGCCGACCTCGTGGCCGAATTCGTCAACGGCCGCAGCGAGGTCTTCGGCGGCCTGATCGAGCAGGTCATCGGTGCCGACGCGGTGCGCTCGCGGCTCTATCAGCTCGCCGTCGCCGCTCGGCGCGAGGTCTGGACCGTCAATCCCGGACCGGCGCCGTCGCGTCGCGCCCTGGCCGCCAGCCGGTCCATGGACGAGCTGACTCGCGCCCGGGGCGTGCGCAGCAGATCCATCTTCTCCACCGCGGTGCAGATCAGCGAGGCCATGCGGGAGTACCTCGGCGAGGTCGTCGCGGCCGGTGACGAGGTGCGGCTGCACCCGGACCCGCCCGTGCTGCTGTTCGTCATCGACGGCGAGACCGCCGTGGTGCCGGTCGACACCGAGTCGCCCGGCCGCGGCGCGCTCGTGCTGCACAGCCCCGCCCTGGTCCAGCCGCTGATCGTGCTGCACCGCACCCTGTGGCAGGCGGCCCAGCCCTTCGACGGGCAGGGGGAGGCGTGGGACGCGCAGGAGGACCGGCTGCACCGGATCGTCGCGATGCTCGCCGAGGGCCACAAGGACGAGACCATCGCGCGGCGGCTGGACCTCTCGGTGCGGACCGTGCGCCGGCTCATCTCCCTCGCCGTCGAGCGGCTCGCTGCGGAAAGCCGGTTCCAGGCCGGCGTCCATGCGGCAAGACGCGGATGGGTACGCGCCGAAGGCTGA
- a CDS encoding thioredoxin domain-containing protein: MNRLGSATSPYLLQHADNPVDWWPWCDEAFEEAKRRDVPVLISVGYAACHWCHVMAHESFEDEGIAAIANAGYVAIKVDREERPDVDAVYMAATQAMTGQGGWPMTVFATPEGTPFLCGTYFPREQFGKLLLAVGEAWRDQREEIVKQGAAVVEAITPGVIGPGQPVTAEVLGAAAAALTRSHDQRYGGFGEGGPKFPPHLALHFLLRHYQRTGDESVLDVVRHTAEAMARGGIYDQVGGGFHRYAVDGHWTVPHFEKMLYDNALLLRVYTQLWRLTGDPMAGRIAGETYGFLVHEMTTPEGGLFSSWDADTDGVEGTTYVWTPAQLVEVLGEEDGAFAADLFEVTAEGTFEHGSSVLRLARDIDEASPEVQERWRKVRRALADAREQRPQPATDDKVIASWAAMAITAMCEYVQVEGAMDVDHGWSPAELIAPVRAASLLARVHLVESDGDVRLRRVSLGGTVGQPAGVLEDYGCLAEAFCAVHQLTGDPRWLSRAELLLTIAITRFGDGDGGFFDTADDAEKLVTRPADPTDNATPSGLGSVVNALVTYSALAGSSLHREVAEAALARVAPLIARHPRFAGASAAAAEALLSGPVEIAIVTDDPAHELVATAIRLAPPGAVIVVGETDKPGVPLLAGRPMLGGTPTAYVCRGFVCDRPVTTAVDLTTVLTQ, encoded by the coding sequence GTGAATCGGCTCGGTAGCGCTACCTCGCCCTATCTCCTGCAGCACGCCGACAACCCGGTCGACTGGTGGCCGTGGTGTGACGAGGCGTTCGAGGAGGCGAAGCGCCGGGACGTCCCGGTCCTGATCTCCGTCGGATACGCGGCCTGCCACTGGTGCCACGTCATGGCGCACGAGTCCTTCGAGGACGAGGGCATCGCCGCGATCGCCAACGCTGGTTACGTGGCGATCAAGGTCGACCGGGAGGAGCGCCCCGATGTCGACGCCGTCTACATGGCCGCGACGCAGGCGATGACCGGCCAGGGCGGCTGGCCGATGACGGTCTTCGCGACCCCCGAGGGCACGCCGTTCCTCTGCGGGACCTATTTCCCGCGCGAGCAGTTCGGCAAGCTGCTGCTGGCGGTCGGCGAGGCGTGGCGCGACCAGCGCGAGGAGATCGTCAAGCAGGGTGCCGCCGTCGTCGAGGCGATCACGCCGGGCGTGATCGGGCCGGGTCAGCCGGTGACGGCGGAGGTGCTCGGGGCGGCCGCGGCGGCACTGACGCGGTCGCACGATCAACGGTACGGCGGTTTCGGCGAGGGCGGACCCAAATTCCCGCCGCACCTGGCGCTGCACTTCCTGCTGCGGCACTACCAGCGCACCGGGGACGAATCCGTCCTCGACGTGGTGCGCCACACCGCCGAGGCGATGGCCCGTGGCGGCATCTACGACCAGGTCGGCGGCGGTTTCCACCGCTATGCGGTCGACGGCCACTGGACCGTGCCGCACTTCGAGAAGATGCTCTACGACAACGCCCTGCTGCTGCGGGTCTACACCCAGCTCTGGCGGCTGACCGGCGATCCGATGGCGGGCCGGATCGCGGGGGAGACCTATGGCTTCCTGGTGCACGAGATGACGACGCCGGAGGGCGGCCTCTTCTCGTCGTGGGACGCCGACACCGACGGGGTCGAGGGCACCACCTACGTCTGGACGCCCGCGCAGCTCGTCGAGGTGCTCGGCGAGGAGGACGGCGCGTTCGCGGCCGACCTCTTCGAGGTGACGGCGGAGGGCACCTTCGAGCACGGGAGCAGCGTGCTGCGGCTGGCCCGTGACATCGACGAGGCGAGCCCCGAGGTGCAGGAGCGCTGGCGCAAGGTTCGCCGGGCGCTCGCCGACGCCCGCGAGCAGCGCCCGCAGCCGGCCACCGACGACAAGGTCATCGCGTCCTGGGCGGCGATGGCGATCACCGCGATGTGTGAATACGTCCAGGTCGAGGGTGCGATGGACGTCGACCACGGCTGGTCGCCGGCGGAGCTGATCGCGCCGGTCCGCGCCGCGTCCCTGCTGGCGAGGGTGCACCTGGTCGAGTCCGACGGCGACGTGCGGCTGCGGCGGGTCTCGCTCGGCGGCACGGTCGGCCAGCCCGCCGGGGTGCTCGAGGACTACGGCTGCCTCGCCGAGGCGTTCTGCGCGGTGCACCAGCTCACCGGCGATCCGAGGTGGCTGTCCCGCGCGGAGCTGCTGCTGACGATCGCGATCACCCGTTTCGGTGACGGCGACGGCGGCTTCTTCGACACGGCCGACGACGCGGAGAAGCTGGTCACGCGGCCCGCCGATCCGACCGACAACGCGACGCCGAGCGGGCTCGGTTCGGTCGTCAACGCGCTGGTGACCTACTCCGCGCTCGCCGGGTCGAGCCTGCACCGTGAGGTCGCCGAGGCCGCGCTGGCCCGGGTGGCCCCGCTGATCGCACGGCATCCGCGCTTCGCGGGCGCGTCCGCCGCAGCGGCCGAGGCCCTGCTCAGCGGTCCGGTCGAGATCGCCATAGTCACGGACGACCCGGCGCACGAGCTCGTCGCCACCGCGATCAGGCTGGCACCGCCGGGTGCGGTCATCGTCGTGGGCGAGACCGACAAGCCGGGCGTCCCGCTCCTCGCGGGTCGTCCCATGCTGGGGGGTACGCCCACCGCGTACGTCTGCCGGGGCTTTGTCTGTGATCGTCCGGTGACGACGGCTGTCGACCTTACGACAGTTCTCACCCAATAG
- a CDS encoding SCO7613 C-terminal domain-containing membrane protein — translation MEQTQCSMCGRLRDPAQRCPSCGNTAEDLAAELDRLNRAIADMSAEDLTLASARSGLSKKMQAALHQRRLIQHAEQERLKAANTPKQRRLRRNDPPPTGSIPAQGTGPDRPRVAPLLNQPAPETSARSAQNLLLALGGLLLGVAAIVFAVVAISSFSPAARVTILTLVTLLLLGGAPFLIKARLTSTAETLATVGLVLVPVTGYVVGMLPGVTASMTIVSGFVFAVTSAVAYGYHRLTLLTSARYAVVIAVQPVVPLLAFDLIRGPAGWALVFALMAGANAVIARAVEHSHSMPLRVGGSRNIGDFVHRPVVLEGAWSSYWLRELTWVLHGLTVIIALAFGTFAMMSADEPWAAARAGATVLLAAGIGFAGASVLALKPLPEVTAGILTIAVIAVVGRVTALALPGRELLAVAVAAVVTGLGVRLLPRAARRGPQIAASVALAIIGFFVLSGVLRAAMAPIRAAFPAWRADLSTFGVRMSDAAGPDGWSLVTTIALVTIAAALALPPSFRREAVVAGATLTGLAAPASLGLSWIATQWLLTAWAIAIAAAGIGVVGSAVPSQRLRLPSFSRIRNQDGSTIGLSDRLFGPVVETPVAPGLGAGTRRAARAHVAGVTIVGLAAILASVARPWSTASVLVAISVAGVLLAVAQRLLRTAAPTAVIGDACAGAVALAFPSAVAASVVTLAPDAPTSTVLACACLAASGTLGYVAMRLVAQRHIGTPLAVGAGLGALAITLATFGVPNATVLDTLVATVLLVGAVLLGLSSSIDAGRQRADRLLDGADYAAAAVTAGGVAALARAASLIAPGIWVLSTAIMVLIVSASVQLMPEEWRRGPIAGVTIAGAVVLVIAGYPALTGGLQAIAVPGGLWEGDLGSVAAASSLGWQGPAALVVLACAAALGLPKPLGYDAAGLAVGLATVGTPAALGGPWWSPIVIGLAISTGYAIASVIAPEPRAGYARLTVAVALALYALGSSLVRDWTTAAALGVVALVCVVVAALVAGYARIRLGDTSIDEEGPEGPHLSLIGGTATVGALLAAPGAVAALAATMDRDPRTILAACLATTAVGVAILGAVRKAVPAYLGWATVGVSAGGTIVALAELTLPHPTGVYAAAAALMCVLIELIRTGTPMVKPIRPTTLEQPAFRPDEAVRWRIAGWSPELPQWRRWPSYPAAGAFVAAALPALIAVIAIAPTIREAIATPYRSLDAIWEGPPAGIGSAVNATAVLTALLLTIAAGIAAIGFGGGVTRSVTRVTAMAGLTLLILPTALNLSWSARVLAGLTVFTVCVLSVALTEPPTDSDTDRPLRTGRLGVLLMGLIAGGAGLAGALATPGMTIFTFGGAVAVGAAAALGGRSQTARILGWLGASVAAELFVVAISIDAGLAPQWTAFGVLAIGALLMTGATTLPRLARVEAEYEAATVEWAGHIAAIIALVVVVRAPHYMAPLLAAWGSVIGIALMRAGLRPNRRIVLLGAIGLTQIIAWWLIGMSAENVSPEAYTVPFAAVALIVGAIELRRRQELLDSWTAFGPGLVTAFGPTVVIVLVTEAAPIREVGLIVAAVLTLIYGSVRRQQAPLAIGSVVTAIAALHALSLVSPWLILVPLGITLVILGASSERRRQLSEGYRTLQ, via the coding sequence ATGGAACAGACCCAGTGCTCCATGTGCGGCCGACTCCGCGACCCCGCCCAACGCTGTCCGAGCTGCGGAAACACCGCCGAGGACCTCGCCGCCGAGCTGGACCGGCTCAACCGGGCGATCGCCGACATGAGCGCCGAGGACCTCACCCTCGCCTCCGCCCGCTCCGGCCTCAGCAAGAAGATGCAGGCGGCCCTGCACCAACGGCGTCTCATCCAGCACGCCGAGCAGGAGCGGCTCAAGGCGGCGAATACCCCGAAGCAGCGCCGACTGCGGCGTAACGACCCGCCGCCCACCGGCTCCATCCCCGCCCAGGGCACCGGGCCGGACCGGCCTCGCGTGGCGCCGCTGCTCAATCAGCCGGCGCCCGAGACCTCGGCCCGTTCGGCGCAGAACCTGTTGCTCGCCCTCGGCGGCCTACTGCTCGGCGTCGCGGCGATCGTCTTCGCCGTCGTCGCGATCAGTTCCTTCAGCCCGGCCGCCCGGGTCACCATCCTCACGCTCGTCACGCTGCTGCTGCTCGGCGGCGCACCGTTCCTGATCAAGGCTCGGCTCACCTCGACCGCCGAGACGCTCGCGACGGTCGGCCTGGTGCTGGTGCCGGTGACCGGCTATGTCGTCGGCATGCTGCCCGGTGTCACCGCCTCGATGACGATCGTCTCCGGGTTCGTCTTCGCGGTCACCTCCGCCGTCGCCTACGGCTATCACCGGCTCACCCTGCTCACCTCGGCCCGGTACGCCGTGGTGATCGCCGTGCAGCCTGTCGTGCCGTTGCTCGCCTTCGACCTGATCCGCGGACCGGCCGGCTGGGCGCTCGTCTTCGCGCTGATGGCCGGTGCCAACGCGGTGATCGCACGTGCCGTGGAGCACTCGCACAGCATGCCGCTGCGGGTGGGCGGCAGCCGCAACATCGGCGACTTCGTCCACCGGCCGGTCGTGCTCGAGGGCGCCTGGTCGAGCTACTGGCTGCGCGAGCTGACCTGGGTGCTGCACGGACTCACCGTCATCATCGCCCTCGCCTTCGGCACGTTCGCGATGATGAGCGCCGACGAGCCGTGGGCCGCCGCCCGGGCGGGCGCGACGGTGCTGCTCGCCGCCGGAATCGGCTTCGCCGGTGCGTCGGTCCTGGCGCTGAAGCCGCTGCCCGAGGTCACCGCCGGAATCCTGACGATCGCGGTCATCGCCGTCGTCGGCCGGGTCACCGCGCTCGCCCTGCCGGGTCGCGAGCTGCTCGCCGTCGCGGTCGCGGCGGTGGTGACCGGGCTCGGCGTCCGGCTGCTGCCCCGAGCCGCCCGACGCGGACCGCAGATCGCCGCGAGCGTGGCCCTCGCGATCATCGGATTCTTCGTGCTCAGCGGCGTTCTCCGGGCGGCGATGGCACCGATTCGGGCCGCGTTCCCGGCCTGGCGCGCCGACCTGAGCACCTTCGGTGTGCGGATGTCCGACGCGGCCGGCCCCGACGGCTGGTCCCTCGTGACGACGATCGCCCTGGTCACGATCGCGGCGGCACTCGCGCTGCCGCCGTCCTTCCGACGCGAGGCGGTCGTCGCGGGTGCCACGCTCACCGGGCTCGCCGCTCCCGCGTCGCTGGGGCTGAGCTGGATCGCCACGCAGTGGCTGCTCACCGCGTGGGCCATCGCGATCGCGGCGGCCGGTATCGGTGTCGTGGGGTCGGCGGTGCCGAGCCAGCGGTTGCGCCTGCCCAGCTTCTCCCGCATCCGCAACCAGGACGGGAGCACGATCGGCCTCTCCGACCGGCTCTTCGGCCCGGTCGTCGAGACACCGGTCGCGCCCGGCCTCGGCGCGGGCACCCGGCGTGCCGCCCGGGCCCACGTCGCGGGCGTCACCATCGTCGGGCTCGCCGCGATCCTCGCCTCCGTGGCACGGCCCTGGTCGACCGCGAGCGTTCTCGTCGCGATCAGCGTGGCGGGCGTGCTCCTCGCCGTCGCGCAGCGGCTCCTGCGCACCGCGGCACCCACCGCCGTGATCGGCGACGCCTGCGCCGGTGCGGTCGCCCTCGCCTTCCCCTCGGCCGTCGCGGCCTCCGTCGTCACCCTGGCGCCCGACGCGCCCACCTCGACGGTGCTCGCCTGCGCCTGCCTCGCCGCGAGCGGCACCCTGGGCTATGTCGCGATGCGGCTCGTCGCGCAGCGCCACATCGGCACACCGTTGGCGGTCGGCGCCGGGCTGGGCGCGCTGGCGATCACTCTTGCGACCTTCGGCGTACCCAACGCGACGGTGCTCGACACGCTCGTCGCGACGGTTCTGCTGGTCGGGGCCGTGCTGCTGGGTCTGAGCAGCTCCATCGACGCCGGGCGGCAGCGCGCCGACCGGCTCCTCGACGGGGCCGACTACGCGGCTGCCGCGGTCACCGCCGGTGGTGTCGCCGCGCTGGCCCGGGCCGCGTCGCTGATCGCACCCGGCATCTGGGTGCTCTCCACCGCGATCATGGTGCTCATCGTCTCGGCCTCGGTGCAGTTGATGCCCGAGGAGTGGCGGCGCGGCCCGATCGCCGGTGTCACGATCGCCGGTGCGGTCGTCCTCGTCATCGCCGGCTACCCCGCGCTCACCGGCGGGTTGCAGGCGATCGCCGTACCGGGCGGGTTGTGGGAGGGCGACCTCGGCAGCGTCGCCGCCGCGTCGTCGCTGGGCTGGCAGGGACCCGCCGCGCTGGTGGTCCTGGCCTGCGCCGCAGCTCTCGGCCTGCCCAAACCGCTCGGCTATGACGCCGCCGGGCTCGCCGTCGGGCTCGCCACGGTCGGCACCCCGGCCGCGCTCGGCGGGCCGTGGTGGTCACCGATCGTCATCGGCCTGGCGATCTCCACCGGATACGCCATCGCCTCCGTCATCGCCCCGGAACCCCGCGCGGGCTATGCCCGGCTCACGGTCGCGGTCGCCCTCGCGCTCTACGCCTTGGGCTCGTCGCTCGTCCGCGACTGGACGACCGCCGCCGCACTCGGCGTCGTCGCCCTCGTCTGCGTCGTGGTCGCGGCCCTCGTCGCCGGGTACGCCAGGATCCGGCTCGGTGACACCAGCATCGACGAGGAAGGTCCCGAGGGCCCGCACCTCAGCCTCATCGGTGGCACCGCGACGGTCGGCGCCCTGCTCGCCGCGCCCGGTGCCGTCGCAGCGCTCGCCGCCACCATGGACCGCGACCCCCGGACGATCCTCGCCGCCTGTCTCGCCACCACCGCCGTCGGTGTGGCGATCCTCGGCGCGGTTCGCAAGGCGGTCCCGGCGTACCTGGGGTGGGCGACGGTCGGCGTCTCCGCCGGTGGCACCATCGTGGCGCTCGCCGAGCTGACCCTGCCCCACCCCACCGGCGTCTACGCCGCCGCGGCGGCCCTGATGTGCGTGCTCATCGAGCTCATCCGCACCGGTACGCCGATGGTGAAACCGATCCGGCCGACCACGCTGGAGCAGCCCGCCTTCCGGCCCGACGAGGCGGTGCGGTGGCGGATCGCGGGGTGGAGCCCGGAGCTGCCGCAGTGGCGCCGCTGGCCGTCCTACCCCGCCGCCGGTGCGTTCGTCGCCGCAGCCCTGCCCGCGCTCATCGCCGTCATCGCCATCGCGCCGACGATCCGGGAAGCGATCGCCACGCCGTACCGCAGCCTCGACGCGATCTGGGAAGGACCGCCCGCGGGAATCGGATCGGCGGTCAACGCCACCGCCGTGCTCACGGCGCTGCTGCTCACCATCGCCGCCGGGATCGCCGCGATCGGTTTCGGCGGCGGGGTCACCAGGTCGGTCACCCGGGTCACCGCGATGGCCGGGCTGACGCTGCTCATCCTGCCCACGGCACTCAACCTCTCCTGGTCTGCGCGGGTGCTCGCCGGGCTCACCGTCTTCACGGTCTGCGTGCTCAGCGTGGCGCTGACGGAGCCTCCCACCGACTCCGACACGGACCGGCCGCTGCGGACGGGGCGGTTGGGCGTACTCCTCATGGGTCTCATCGCCGGTGGGGCGGGCCTGGCCGGCGCGCTCGCGACTCCCGGCATGACGATCTTCACCTTCGGCGGCGCCGTCGCCGTCGGCGCGGCCGCCGCGCTCGGCGGCCGGAGCCAGACCGCGCGCATCCTGGGCTGGCTCGGCGCCTCGGTCGCGGCGGAGCTCTTCGTCGTCGCCATCAGCATCGACGCCGGGCTCGCGCCGCAGTGGACGGCGTTCGGTGTGCTCGCGATCGGTGCGCTGCTCATGACCGGCGCGACCACCCTGCCCCGGCTCGCCCGAGTGGAGGCCGAGTATGAGGCCGCGACCGTCGAGTGGGCCGGGCACATCGCGGCGATCATCGCCCTCGTCGTGGTCGTGCGGGCACCGCATTACATGGCGCCGCTGCTCGCCGCCTGGGGTTCGGTGATCGGCATCGCCCTGATGCGGGCCGGGCTGCGCCCCAACCGCCGGATTGTGCTGCTCGGTGCGATCGGGCTCACCCAGATCATCGCGTGGTGGCTGATCGGCATGTCCGCCGAGAACGTCTCGCCGGAGGCCTACACGGTGCCGTTCGCCGCCGTGGCGCTCATCGTCGGTGCGATCGAGCTGCGCCGACGCCAGGAGCTGCTCGACAGCTGGACCGCCTTCGGGCCCGGGCTCGTCACCGCCTTCGGACCGACCGTCGTGATCGTGCTGGTCACGGAGGCCGCCCCGATCCGGGAGGTCGGGCTCATCGTCGCCGCCGTGCTGACCCTGATCTACGGCTCGGTCCGGCGCCAGCAGGCACCGCTCGCGATCGGCTCGGTCGTCACCGCGATCGCCGCGCTGCACGCACTCTCGCTGGTGAGCCCCTGGCTGATCCTGGTGCCGCTCGGCATCACGCTGGTCATCCTCGGCGCCAGCAGCGAGCGCCGCCGCCAGTTGAGCGAGGGCTACCGGACGCTCCAGTAA
- the purE gene encoding 5-(carboxyamino)imidazole ribonucleotide mutase, producing the protein MTVGVIMGSDSDWPVMQAATEALAEFGVPFEVQVISAHRTPVAMIEYAQGAASRGLKVIIAGAGGAAHLPGMVASTTALPVIGVPVPLKYLDGMDSLLSIVQMPAGVPVATVSIGGARNAGLLAVRILAAGDASLLAAMEAYQESLVSVVAAKNAALLESL; encoded by the coding sequence ATGACCGTCGGCGTGATCATGGGCAGCGACTCGGACTGGCCGGTCATGCAGGCCGCCACCGAGGCGCTCGCCGAGTTCGGCGTGCCCTTCGAGGTCCAGGTCATCTCCGCGCACCGGACCCCGGTCGCGATGATCGAGTACGCCCAGGGCGCCGCATCGCGCGGCCTCAAGGTGATCATCGCGGGCGCGGGTGGGGCCGCACACCTGCCGGGGATGGTCGCGTCGACCACCGCGCTGCCGGTGATCGGGGTGCCGGTGCCGCTGAAATACCTCGACGGGATGGACTCGCTGCTGTCGATCGTGCAGATGCCGGCCGGGGTTCCGGTGGCGACGGTGTCGATCGGCGGGGCTCGGAACGCGGGACTGCTGGCGGTGCGGATTCTTGCTGCCGGGGACGCTTCTCTGCTGGCCGCGATGGAGGCTTACCAGGAGTCGTTGGTCTCGGTGGTCGCCGCCAAGAATGCCGCCCTGCTGGAGTCGCTGTAG